The Bacillota bacterium genome has a segment encoding these proteins:
- a CDS encoding nucleotidyltransferase family protein: protein MVVNAVVMAGRANQGKLREVSDAPYEGLIDIAGRPMLDWVIKALKDSKRVKGIVVVAPAEVFRGKVDGAGVTFVEPADTMLKNILRGLEALPPDELVLAVSSDLPLLTGHVVDDFLAQCEERPAELYYPIIEKNVIEPKYPGVHRTYAKLREGTFTGGNVLLVHPRLLKEKYQKAQAFVDARKSPFKMARVLGFGFVLKLLLNRLSLKELEKVICKNFELSGAAIPCREAEIGLDVDKPSDFELATQVLSGAKR from the coding sequence ATGGTCGTCAATGCGGTGGTCATGGCCGGCCGGGCCAACCAAGGGAAGCTGCGCGAGGTTAGCGACGCGCCGTATGAAGGCCTGATCGACATCGCCGGCCGCCCCATGCTCGACTGGGTGATCAAGGCCCTGAAAGACTCGAAGCGGGTCAAGGGAATCGTCGTCGTCGCCCCGGCCGAGGTCTTCCGGGGCAAGGTCGACGGGGCCGGGGTGACCTTCGTCGAACCAGCCGATACCATGCTCAAGAACATCCTTCGCGGTCTCGAGGCCCTGCCCCCGGATGAACTGGTCCTGGCCGTATCCTCTGACCTTCCCCTCCTGACCGGCCACGTCGTCGACGACTTCCTGGCCCAGTGCGAGGAGCGCCCAGCCGAGCTCTACTACCCGATCATCGAGAAGAACGTGATCGAGCCCAAGTATCCCGGCGTCCATCGCACCTACGCCAAGCTGCGGGAGGGCACCTTCACCGGGGGGAACGTCCTCCTCGTCCACCCCCGCCTGCTCAAGGAGAAGTACCAGAAGGCCCAGGCCTTCGTCGACGCCCGCAAGAGCCCGTTCAAGATGGCCCGGGTCCTTGGCTTCGGCTTTGTCCTCAAGTTGCTCCTGAACCGGCTGTCCCTGAAGGAACTGGAGAAGGTCATCTGCAAGAACTTCGAACTTTCAGGAGCGGCCATCCCTTGCCGAGAGGCGGAGATCGGCCTCGATGTCGACAAGCCGAGCGACTTTGAGCTGGCCACCCAGGTTCTGTCGGGGGCCAAACGTTAG
- the ispE gene encoding 4-(cytidine 5'-diphospho)-2-C-methyl-D-erythritol kinase has translation MSGNKPLAVIKVTEDREVVILAPAKVNLTLDVLGRRADGYHEVSTVYQAIALSDRLVVRLAPGDRREPFIDVQTDDPTIPGGPANLAHRAVGLLLADLGVTMRVEVLIEKAIPAAAGLGGGSSDAAAALVAVNGLLGGPLGARSLTELAGRLGADVPFFIRGGTALGRGRGERLEPLPDAPPFDVVLAAAGRKPSTGAVYATFDRLAPTLAGVAGPGRSLTAVRAISTGDTRALAAAVGNDLAPAARAVIPELGAVEAGFAGTGAEAVAVSGAGPAVFGLYTDRTRAERALAELRAMCPWTVLTRFGPAEAGEGRASANPSPH, from the coding sequence ATGTCCGGAAACAAACCACTCGCCGTCATCAAGGTCACCGAGGACCGGGAAGTCGTCATCCTGGCCCCGGCCAAGGTCAACCTGACCCTCGACGTCCTTGGGCGCCGAGCCGATGGGTACCACGAAGTGTCCACGGTCTATCAGGCCATCGCCCTGTCCGACCGGTTGGTTGTCCGCCTTGCCCCGGGCGATCGGCGGGAACCCTTCATAGACGTGCAGACCGATGACCCGACGATCCCTGGCGGCCCGGCCAACCTGGCCCACAGGGCGGTCGGGCTTCTGCTTGCCGACCTAGGGGTGACCATGAGGGTGGAGGTCCTGATCGAAAAGGCCATCCCGGCGGCGGCCGGCCTCGGCGGCGGCAGCTCAGACGCAGCCGCGGCCCTGGTGGCCGTGAACGGTCTCCTTGGGGGGCCGCTCGGGGCGCGGAGTCTGACCGAACTGGCCGGCCGGCTCGGAGCGGACGTCCCGTTCTTCATTCGCGGAGGCACGGCCCTCGGCCGGGGTCGGGGTGAGAGGCTCGAACCCCTGCCCGATGCCCCTCCGTTCGACGTCGTCCTGGCGGCCGCCGGAAGGAAGCCCTCGACGGGCGCCGTCTACGCCACCTTCGATCGATTGGCCCCGACTCTGGCTGGCGTGGCCGGCCCGGGTCGGAGCCTCACCGCCGTGCGGGCCATCTCCACCGGCGACACGCGGGCGCTGGCCGCCGCCGTCGGCAATGACCTGGCGCCGGCCGCTCGAGCAGTCATCCCCGAGCTGGGAGCGGTCGAAGCCGGCTTCGCCGGGACCGGGGCCGAAGCGGTGGCCGTCAGCGGCGCCGGCCCCGCGGTGTTCGGCCTCTATACCGACCGGACCCGGGCCGAGCGGGCCCTGGCCGAGCTCAGGGCCATGTGTCCCTGGACGGTTCTGACCAGATTTGGGCCGGCTGAGGCAGGAGAAGGCAGGGCGTCAGCGAATCCTTCTCCGCACTAA